A window from Moritella yayanosii encodes these proteins:
- a CDS encoding flagellar assembly protein FliH — translation MNDSLKSNIPPFTASDEHQIDDWYLPEFENTQAAVLNTNALGMKHDWYEGKGTDEPVEEEIKPQPMTAEELDAIRQAAYEEGYNEGKEQGYQDGLASGTVEGLSKGEAQGQEQGLAQGLADGQQQIADKAAVWEQLQTQMHAPLAAVNSEVENELIRVATALAEELIKTEVTFNHDILLQTLKLALDALPILEQKITIKLHPDDLAVMNEYYATEECVKRGWVLISEPMMKQGDLVINNEVSSVELLMEQRIKQMMRQFLIANKPSA, via the coding sequence ATGAATGACAGTTTAAAGTCTAATATCCCGCCTTTTACTGCGAGTGATGAGCATCAAATAGATGATTGGTATTTACCCGAGTTTGAGAATACCCAAGCTGCAGTGCTTAATACTAATGCACTAGGGATGAAGCATGACTGGTATGAAGGTAAGGGTACAGATGAGCCGGTCGAAGAAGAGATTAAGCCTCAGCCAATGACTGCAGAGGAGCTTGACGCAATACGACAAGCGGCTTATGAAGAAGGTTACAATGAAGGTAAAGAACAAGGCTATCAGGATGGCTTAGCGAGCGGCACAGTTGAAGGTCTTAGCAAAGGTGAAGCGCAAGGCCAAGAGCAAGGACTCGCCCAAGGATTAGCTGATGGACAACAGCAGATAGCGGATAAAGCCGCCGTATGGGAGCAGCTGCAAACGCAAATGCACGCGCCTTTAGCAGCCGTAAATAGTGAAGTTGAAAACGAATTAATTCGTGTTGCAACAGCCTTAGCAGAAGAATTAATTAAGACAGAAGTGACATTTAATCACGATATATTGCTGCAAACATTAAAATTAGCCCTAGATGCGCTACCTATTCTTGAGCAAAAAATCACCATTAAATTGCATCCTGATGATTTGGCCGTAATGAATGAATACTACGCCACTGAAGAATGTGTAAAACGTGGCTGGGTATTAATCTCAGAGCCGATGATGAAACAAGGTGATTTAGTTATTAATAACGAAGTTTCTTCGGTAGAACTGTTAATGGAACAACGGATTAAACAAATGATGCGTCAATTTCTTATTGCTAATAAACCGAGCGCATAA
- the fliG gene encoding flagellar motor switch protein FliG produces MPDSNKQVATTEKFDATTLNGIERSAILMLSLNEEDAATIFRQLEPKQVQRLGMAMASMKDFSQVKVAGVHRAFIDDIQKFTNIGVGSEDFVRNALTAALGADKAGNLVDQIIMGSGAKGLDSLKWMDARQVANIIHNEHPQIQTIVLSYLEPEQSAEILSQFPEKVRIDLMLRIANLEEVQPAALHELNEIMEKQFAGQSGAQAAKMGGLKAAANIMNYLDTNIEGQLMDAIRESDEEISQQIQDLMFVFENLIDVDDRGIQALLREVAQDQLQKALKGADDQLKDKIFKNMSKRQVEMLEDDLEAMGPIRVSEVESAQKEILSIARRLADSGDIMLGGGGGGDDFL; encoded by the coding sequence ATGCCTGATTCAAATAAACAAGTAGCAACGACAGAAAAATTTGATGCAACGACCTTAAATGGTATTGAACGTTCTGCGATCTTAATGTTGAGTTTAAATGAAGAAGATGCGGCAACGATATTTCGTCAGTTAGAGCCGAAGCAAGTACAGCGCTTGGGTATGGCAATGGCATCAATGAAAGATTTTTCTCAGGTGAAAGTAGCGGGTGTGCATCGTGCGTTTATTGATGATATCCAAAAGTTCACTAATATTGGTGTTGGTAGTGAAGATTTTGTTCGAAATGCGTTAACGGCAGCATTAGGCGCGGATAAAGCGGGTAATCTGGTTGATCAAATCATCATGGGCAGTGGCGCCAAAGGTCTTGATTCATTGAAATGGATGGACGCTCGCCAGGTTGCCAATATTATTCATAATGAGCATCCTCAGATCCAAACCATTGTATTGTCTTATCTAGAACCCGAACAATCCGCAGAAATTCTATCGCAATTCCCAGAGAAAGTTCGTATCGATTTAATGTTGCGTATTGCTAATCTAGAAGAAGTTCAACCCGCCGCGTTACATGAATTAAACGAGATCATGGAGAAACAGTTCGCGGGCCAATCTGGCGCACAAGCCGCGAAGATGGGTGGCCTGAAAGCCGCTGCCAATATTATGAACTACCTCGATACTAACATCGAAGGGCAATTAATGGATGCTATTCGTGAATCTGACGAAGAGATCAGTCAGCAGATCCAAGACCTTATGTTTGTGTTTGAAAACCTTATTGATGTTGATGATCGTGGTATTCAGGCATTACTGCGTGAAGTGGCGCAAGATCAATTACAAAAAGCACTGAAAGGTGCGGATGATCAGCTTAAAGATAAAATCTTTAAAAACATGTCGAAACGTCAAGTTGAAATGTTGGAAGACGATCTGGAAGCAATGGGACCTATTCGGGTGAGTGAAGTGGAATCGGCGCAGAAAGAGATCTTATCTATTGCGCGGCGTTTAGCTGACAGTGGTGATATAATGCTTGGCGGAGGAGGCGGTGGTGATGACTTCTTATAA